One window of the Leptospira broomii serovar Hurstbridge str. 5399 genome contains the following:
- a CDS encoding GAF domain-containing SpoIIE family protein phosphatase encodes MSFKQLSLSLISDITARINSTDNLEELLGIIIETTKDVLNTEGCSLLLYDKEEDCLVFQIAKGDKGESLTELKVPRGKGIAGMVLESLEPVITNDAANDPRIYRNIDQAVGFTTRNLICVPMKTQGEIQGVLEAVNSNERPDFTSKDIRILEYLSDLAAIAIRNRRLIKDLKDRARELDCLYQISQAISNISELDQFLNLTVHSISDVLGAERVSLIFQNPRTKSFELSKSIGFGIEEESQLVDESQGILNRILSDGKPLLVQGQTDIDPNLLNPIRYKTRSFVSVPIRQDGKIIGILNAADKKSGDSFSSQDLSILSTISNQIAEAYNSLLVKNQKEKLTSIRRDMQIASQIQLNSLPSIPKKMHLLEIETAYTASKEIGGDFYDLVYHNPDEISLLIADVSGKGISAALFMEFSKTIIADEVARNSSTSISLMGANRIIQEKSGYFMFVTVMLIRINMLKKRIRYSSAGHNEQLLYKAKDKKVVMLSGKGMPLGIKESEIEEHEVEYQPGDLVVLYTDGVSETTNETREMYGLENLAKLIERNGDMPVENLKDLILDTTDAFRGEADPHDDYTLVLVRLN; translated from the coding sequence ATGAGTTTTAAGCAGCTCTCTCTTTCCTTAATTTCCGATATCACCGCCCGCATCAACTCCACTGATAATTTGGAGGAGTTGCTGGGAATTATCATAGAAACTACCAAAGACGTTTTAAATACCGAGGGATGCTCCTTATTGCTGTACGATAAGGAAGAAGATTGCTTAGTATTTCAAATTGCCAAGGGCGACAAAGGGGAATCTCTTACCGAACTGAAGGTTCCTCGCGGCAAGGGGATTGCCGGAATGGTTTTGGAAAGTCTGGAGCCCGTGATTACGAACGATGCGGCTAATGACCCTCGTATTTATAGAAATATCGATCAAGCAGTAGGATTTACGACTCGGAATCTGATTTGCGTTCCCATGAAAACTCAAGGGGAAATTCAGGGAGTGTTAGAGGCGGTTAATTCCAACGAACGCCCCGATTTTACTTCGAAAGATATTAGAATTTTAGAATACCTCTCGGATTTGGCCGCTATTGCCATACGAAATAGACGCCTCATCAAAGACCTCAAAGACAGGGCGCGGGAACTCGACTGTCTGTACCAGATTTCCCAAGCTATTTCGAATATCAGCGAATTGGATCAGTTTTTAAACCTAACCGTCCATTCGATTTCCGACGTGCTAGGCGCGGAAAGGGTTTCTTTAATTTTCCAGAATCCACGGACTAAATCTTTCGAACTTTCTAAATCCATCGGTTTTGGAATCGAAGAAGAATCCCAACTTGTGGACGAGTCGCAAGGAATTCTGAATCGAATTCTTTCCGACGGGAAACCTTTGCTCGTTCAAGGACAAACCGATATCGACCCGAATCTTTTAAATCCTATCCGATATAAAACGAGGTCATTTGTTTCAGTACCGATCAGACAGGATGGAAAAATTATCGGAATATTAAACGCTGCCGATAAAAAGAGCGGCGACAGTTTCTCTTCGCAAGATCTTTCCATTTTAAGTACGATATCAAATCAAATTGCGGAAGCTTATAATAGCCTCCTCGTTAAAAATCAGAAAGAAAAACTGACCTCGATCCGACGAGATATGCAAATCGCCTCCCAGATCCAGCTCAATTCACTGCCGAGTATCCCCAAGAAAATGCACTTACTGGAGATCGAAACCGCTTATACCGCTTCCAAAGAGATCGGGGGAGATTTTTATGATCTTGTTTATCATAATCCGGACGAAATTAGCCTATTAATAGCGGACGTTTCCGGAAAAGGAATCTCCGCCGCGCTTTTTATGGAATTTTCCAAAACGATCATTGCGGACGAAGTAGCTCGCAATTCTTCGACGAGTATCAGCTTAATGGGGGCAAACCGTATTATTCAGGAGAAATCCGGATACTTTATGTTCGTAACCGTAATGTTGATTCGAATCAACATGCTCAAGAAAAGAATTCGTTATTCAAGCGCCGGCCACAACGAGCAACTTTTGTACAAAGCTAAAGACAAGAAAGTTGTGATGCTTTCCGGAAAAGGGATGCCTCTCGGTATCAAAGAATCCGAGATTGAAGAGCATGAAGTAGAATACCAACCCGGAGATTTAGTCGTTCTCTATACCGATGGAGTTAGTGAAACGACCAACGAAACTCGGGAAATGTACGGATTAGAAAATCTTGCAAAACTTATCGAACGTAACGGGGACATGCCTGTAGAAAATCTGAAAGATTTGATCTTAGATACGACGGATGCGTTCAGAGGGGAAGCCGACCCCCATGACGATTATACTCTAGTCCTAGTCCGACTGAATTGA
- a CDS encoding SDR family NAD(P)-dependent oxidoreductase produces MLKNPLEFGSILVTGGSGGLGRALVRNFTAAGYSVWNWDKNQPETVQSGESFVPIDLASAVRVREECKSFAKNFASSGEERRLIGFVHCAGYGGPYHKITEVTLEEWDAIFSINLRSAFQITQALLPILSTQRFGRLIYIASSLSIKGSALSVAYSASKHGLAGFVKSVAAEWGEFGITANAISPGYIETKMGIREDQVDDHRKKILSITPTKTIADPEEIARVASFLLSKDSRYVNGANWAVDGGITAI; encoded by the coding sequence TTGTTAAAAAACCCTTTAGAATTCGGTTCCATTTTAGTTACAGGTGGCAGCGGAGGCTTAGGAAGAGCTTTAGTTCGAAATTTTACTGCAGCCGGCTACTCCGTATGGAATTGGGATAAGAATCAACCTGAGACAGTCCAGTCGGGAGAATCTTTCGTTCCTATAGATCTTGCTTCCGCCGTTCGTGTTCGGGAAGAATGTAAATCATTCGCGAAAAACTTCGCATCCTCCGGAGAAGAACGTCGCTTAATAGGATTTGTACATTGCGCAGGATACGGAGGTCCCTATCATAAAATCACGGAAGTTACATTAGAAGAATGGGATGCGATATTTTCGATTAACCTTCGTTCGGCTTTTCAAATAACGCAGGCACTTTTACCGATCTTATCGACCCAAAGATTCGGCCGTTTGATTTATATCGCCTCGTCCCTTTCGATCAAGGGGAGTGCTCTGTCGGTCGCTTATTCCGCTTCCAAACACGGCTTAGCCGGGTTCGTAAAATCCGTAGCTGCAGAATGGGGAGAATTTGGAATCACTGCAAATGCGATCAGCCCAGGATACATTGAAACAAAAATGGGAATCCGGGAGGATCAGGTCGACGATCACCGAAAAAAAATACTCTCGATTACGCCGACAAAAACGATTGCGGATCCCGAAGAGATTGCTCGCGTAGCTTCCTTTTTACTTTCGAAAGATTCTCGGTATGTTAACGGGGCCAATTGGGCGGTAGACGGAGGCATCACCGCGATTTAA
- a CDS encoding LIC_20087 family outer membrane protein produces the protein MGRKILKKNSARPILRSATIFFLPVFLGLSMTYAETDSGLFWDSFGVFSSPEQSSPKNVNDGKEKSVEEEKPVLFFSAFTFKGPFEAKLLSGLIPTENQAWESIPGMNTLLPKPPQIVRGRREFFALYPSLGKEEIFVMALSVANQPKPGSGEAYVGATTERRAFDALTDVRSQSTSLPGVNQNISRGIDNQAGNLLLGYIAGHAGIHMGLGMRMAGNGVGLAVPESAKSSIGVSYSVFSGTSSQNQLDFFLQVSGVKRFNDKTLIPVEPPVALKGWPQGYEYYVNPGFSVSTRNLRFEGLVRVPLHQPFPTTDGVLTSEIQGQLGVKYSFSESSPNLPK, from the coding sequence ATGGGAAGAAAGATTCTAAAAAAGAACTCAGCTCGTCCCATATTACGATCTGCCACCATTTTCTTTTTACCGGTTTTCCTTGGGTTATCAATGACTTACGCTGAAACAGATTCGGGTCTTTTTTGGGACTCGTTTGGCGTTTTTAGTTCACCTGAACAATCTTCGCCAAAAAACGTCAATGACGGAAAGGAAAAAAGCGTAGAAGAAGAAAAACCAGTTTTATTCTTCTCAGCATTTACTTTTAAAGGTCCATTCGAAGCAAAACTTCTGAGCGGTCTCATCCCGACAGAAAATCAAGCTTGGGAATCGATCCCGGGAATGAATACTCTTCTTCCAAAGCCGCCCCAGATCGTTAGAGGCCGACGTGAATTCTTTGCCCTATACCCTTCTCTGGGGAAAGAAGAAATTTTCGTTATGGCATTGTCGGTGGCAAATCAGCCGAAACCAGGTTCCGGCGAAGCATATGTAGGAGCTACGACGGAACGCCGAGCATTTGATGCGTTGACTGACGTTCGAAGCCAAAGCACTTCACTACCTGGCGTAAATCAAAATATTTCGCGAGGAATAGATAACCAAGCCGGTAATTTATTGCTTGGATATATTGCGGGTCATGCCGGAATTCATATGGGATTAGGGATGAGAATGGCTGGGAACGGTGTAGGTTTAGCCGTTCCAGAATCCGCCAAATCATCGATCGGAGTAAGCTACTCTGTTTTTTCTGGAACAAGCAGCCAAAACCAATTAGATTTCTTCTTACAAGTTTCGGGAGTTAAGCGATTTAACGACAAAACCCTAATTCCAGTCGAACCTCCGGTTGCACTCAAAGGCTGGCCTCAAGGGTATGAATATTATGTCAATCCTGGGTTTTCTGTCTCTACACGAAATCTACGTTTTGAAGGTTTAGTTCGTGTTCCCCTCCATCAACCGTTTCCGACTACCGACGGAGTACTTACATCTGAAATCCAAGGGCAGTTAGGAGTGAAATATAGTTTTTCAGAAAGTTCTCCAAACTTGCCTAAATGA
- a CDS encoding ATP-dependent 6-phosphofructokinase, translating into MKTKIKNFGECRIESPAGYEYYTPEESKAIFRTVFENREDWKHYLESEVDFFEQAGPREKIYFDPQNVTAGIVTCGGLCPGINDVIRGIVMELTYRYGVRRILGFPYGYQGLVKRYAHRPIELTPENVAHIGADGGTILASSRGNQAPEDMVDTLALYGVKVLFCIGGDGTLRGAKEIVREIEKRNEEISVIGIPKTIDNDINYVQKTFGFSTAFSKAMEAVECAHVEAKGAPNGIGVVKLMGRHSGFIAVNAALASQNVNYCLIPEVDFDLDGKGAFLEILKDRILKRKHAVIIVAEGAGQKFFGKNEERDASGNLKLGDIGVFLKNKIIEFFKKENIETNVKYIDPSYIIRSIPANPEDSIFCGFLAQNAVHAGMAGKTDMVIGIWNNVFTHLPIDLAIQERKVLQPNKSTLWRTLLASTGQPPRMTNR; encoded by the coding sequence ATGAAGACAAAAATAAAGAATTTTGGCGAATGTAGAATAGAAAGTCCGGCCGGTTACGAATATTACACACCGGAAGAATCAAAGGCTATTTTCAGGACGGTTTTCGAGAATCGAGAGGATTGGAAGCATTACCTCGAATCTGAAGTAGATTTCTTTGAACAGGCAGGCCCTCGGGAAAAAATTTATTTCGATCCGCAAAATGTAACGGCTGGAATTGTTACCTGCGGTGGACTTTGTCCCGGTATTAATGATGTCATTCGCGGGATCGTAATGGAATTGACATATCGCTATGGGGTTCGAAGAATTCTTGGTTTTCCTTACGGGTACCAGGGGTTAGTGAAACGCTACGCTCATCGCCCGATAGAACTGACACCGGAAAATGTCGCCCATATAGGTGCTGACGGAGGAACCATCCTTGCCTCGTCGCGAGGAAATCAGGCTCCGGAAGATATGGTAGATACACTTGCTCTCTACGGAGTAAAGGTTCTATTCTGCATCGGCGGCGACGGGACATTACGTGGAGCAAAGGAAATCGTTCGAGAAATTGAAAAACGAAACGAAGAAATCTCTGTCATTGGAATTCCGAAGACCATCGATAACGATATTAATTATGTCCAAAAAACATTCGGATTTTCTACTGCATTTTCAAAAGCAATGGAAGCAGTAGAATGTGCCCACGTTGAAGCGAAGGGTGCACCTAACGGAATCGGGGTCGTAAAACTAATGGGTCGCCATTCCGGTTTTATTGCAGTCAATGCCGCCCTCGCATCTCAGAACGTGAATTACTGCCTAATTCCTGAGGTCGATTTTGATTTAGATGGGAAGGGTGCCTTTCTAGAAATTCTTAAAGATCGAATTTTAAAAAGAAAGCACGCAGTCATCATCGTTGCCGAAGGCGCCGGACAGAAATTCTTCGGAAAAAATGAGGAAAGGGATGCGTCCGGGAACTTAAAACTCGGCGATATCGGAGTCTTTTTGAAGAATAAAATTATAGAGTTTTTTAAAAAAGAGAATATAGAAACCAACGTAAAATACATCGATCCCAGTTATATAATCCGGTCGATTCCTGCTAATCCGGAAGATTCTATTTTCTGCGGTTTTCTAGCTCAGAATGCGGTTCACGCGGGCATGGCCGGAAAAACGGATATGGTAATCGGAATTTGGAATAATGTATTCACCCATTTACCTATCGATCTCGCTATTCAGGAAAGAAAGGTCTTGCAGCCGAATAAGAGCACGTTATGGCGGACTCTCCTCGCTTCCACCGGACAGCCGCCTCGGATGACTAATCGCTAG
- the argB gene encoding acetylglutamate kinase encodes MEQSLERVNHILEALPYITKYSGKTVVIKYGGAAMAKADLKESFAKDIVLLKYVGIHPVIVHGGGPEINRLLDSLHIPTEFVHGHRVTNAETMDVVEMVLTGKVNKQIVSMINAEGGNAVGLSGKDGNLAEASKTKIEIEVEGAAPQLVDVGLVGKIDKIDPTVVLSLQEKGFIPVISPVAESIKGESLNINADTFAGELAGALKAEKLILLTDTSGILIDGKLVTGLNRALVKDYIRKGEITGGMIPKVECCLTAIDQGVRRTHIIDGRVPHSILIEIFTDQGIGSLIE; translated from the coding sequence ATGGAACAATCTTTAGAACGGGTCAACCATATTCTTGAAGCCCTTCCCTATATCACAAAATATTCCGGTAAGACTGTCGTGATTAAATATGGCGGTGCCGCGATGGCAAAAGCGGATTTGAAAGAATCGTTTGCGAAGGATATAGTCCTTCTCAAATACGTGGGGATTCATCCTGTGATCGTTCATGGTGGTGGGCCGGAGATCAATAGACTTTTGGACTCACTTCACATTCCTACTGAGTTCGTTCACGGTCATCGAGTGACTAACGCCGAGACAATGGATGTCGTGGAAATGGTTCTCACTGGCAAAGTGAATAAACAGATTGTTTCCATGATCAATGCCGAAGGCGGGAACGCAGTCGGACTTTCCGGAAAAGACGGTAATTTAGCCGAGGCTTCTAAAACAAAAATTGAAATCGAGGTAGAAGGAGCGGCCCCCCAATTAGTCGATGTGGGATTGGTGGGTAAAATAGACAAGATCGATCCGACAGTCGTTCTGTCTCTCCAGGAAAAAGGGTTCATTCCTGTGATTTCCCCCGTCGCGGAATCGATCAAGGGAGAATCCTTAAATATTAATGCGGATACTTTCGCCGGCGAACTTGCAGGGGCCCTTAAAGCGGAAAAGTTAATTCTTCTCACCGACACGAGCGGAATTTTGATAGATGGAAAACTCGTAACCGGCCTAAATAGAGCCTTGGTAAAAGATTATATTCGTAAAGGAGAGATAACGGGTGGGATGATTCCGAAAGTCGAATGTTGCCTTACCGCAATCGACCAGGGCGTCCGAAGAACTCATATTATAGACGGAAGAGTTCCGCATTCAATTCTAATTGAAATTTTCACCGACCAAGGAATCGGATCGTTGATAGAGTGA
- a CDS encoding M61 family metallopeptidase — MGIKFFLDTYLPHQHYLQVEMEVHPKKKETFLSIPTWSPGSYKIRDYAKSIHKVRLVNPKSGWTIEQTDLDTWKVYSKGETFHVSYLVYGYEHTVRTNYFTSEFMLIHPPATFLYAKDLITSEVEVSWKSIAPFKHCYTGLKRKENAKLTWKASNIDELFDSPILLSNEKEIGFETRSCHFDLVVLGNIPNTEKRKIAADLSKVVDMQIRCMGGTENSYYLFILDMTENLYGGLEHLNCSVNQFDPIGAFSGENYRTLIELLSHEYFHHWNVKRIRPIALGPFDYQKPNLTKELWIAEGITSFFDAYFLLLCDIYNPQQYLNKLWKDIRELEESEGESWMSLEESSFTAWTKYYNRPLDPNFGNTGISYYTKGAILSLSFQLFVLSETEGKKSLLDIMRELYKNYYLEKKRGFTKAEFFQAAKKVVGVDLKLEFDPYITEPKRIPIEKYLAKIGIERTSSPPELEPGFRARDEKGRLVLSKINLSKPIKNTDLSTGDEWISIDGIRALPNNFKDLLKKYKPGQKAELLISRRGTILKRKIQFDKKPSSNELWINDKVDETTLSLREIFLSLKPRRNIVSKVESKKKKIGVAAKTIKSR; from the coding sequence GTGGGAATTAAGTTTTTTCTAGACACTTACCTACCTCATCAACATTACCTACAGGTGGAAATGGAGGTCCACCCCAAGAAGAAGGAAACCTTTCTTTCTATCCCGACCTGGTCCCCTGGGTCGTATAAAATTAGAGATTATGCGAAGTCCATTCATAAAGTACGTTTAGTAAATCCTAAATCAGGATGGACCATCGAACAAACGGACTTAGATACTTGGAAAGTATATTCCAAAGGAGAAACGTTTCACGTTTCGTATCTCGTATACGGCTATGAACACACGGTTCGCACGAATTATTTTACCAGCGAGTTTATGCTAATCCATCCGCCTGCGACATTTTTATATGCCAAAGATTTAATAACTTCCGAAGTAGAGGTTTCCTGGAAATCTATCGCACCGTTCAAGCACTGCTATACCGGATTAAAACGAAAAGAGAACGCGAAGTTAACCTGGAAGGCTTCGAATATCGACGAATTATTTGACAGCCCGATTCTTCTTAGTAACGAGAAGGAAATCGGTTTCGAAACACGATCCTGCCATTTCGATCTTGTCGTTCTAGGGAATATCCCGAATACGGAAAAGCGGAAAATAGCCGCCGATCTTTCCAAAGTAGTGGATATGCAAATTCGATGCATGGGTGGAACCGAAAATTCGTATTATTTATTCATACTTGATATGACGGAAAATCTGTACGGCGGTTTGGAACATCTCAATTGCAGTGTAAACCAGTTCGATCCGATCGGCGCCTTTTCCGGGGAAAATTATCGAACTTTAATCGAACTTCTTTCTCACGAATATTTTCATCATTGGAACGTAAAACGGATTCGACCCATCGCTTTGGGTCCGTTCGATTATCAAAAACCCAACCTGACAAAAGAGCTCTGGATTGCGGAGGGAATTACCAGCTTTTTTGACGCTTATTTTCTGCTATTATGCGACATTTATAACCCGCAACAATATCTCAATAAACTCTGGAAGGACATTCGGGAACTTGAAGAATCCGAAGGCGAAAGCTGGATGAGTTTAGAAGAGTCCAGCTTTACGGCCTGGACTAAATATTATAATCGCCCTCTGGATCCGAATTTCGGAAACACCGGAATCTCTTATTATACGAAGGGAGCGATCCTGTCATTGAGTTTTCAGTTATTCGTTCTCTCGGAAACAGAAGGAAAGAAGTCCTTACTGGACATCATGCGTGAGCTTTATAAAAACTATTATCTGGAAAAAAAGCGGGGGTTCACTAAAGCCGAATTTTTTCAAGCGGCAAAGAAAGTGGTAGGAGTGGATTTGAAACTCGAATTCGATCCTTACATAACGGAACCGAAAAGGATACCGATCGAGAAGTACCTTGCTAAAATCGGAATTGAAAGAACTTCGTCGCCGCCCGAGTTGGAGCCCGGCTTTAGAGCCAGGGACGAGAAAGGAAGACTCGTTTTGAGTAAGATAAACCTTTCCAAGCCCATCAAAAATACCGATTTAAGCACAGGGGACGAATGGATCTCCATCGACGGAATTCGAGCCCTACCCAATAATTTCAAAGACTTATTAAAAAAATATAAACCGGGACAAAAAGCCGAACTTTTAATCTCAAGACGCGGAACGATTCTGAAGCGTAAAATTCAATTCGATAAAAAGCCTTCTTCTAACGAACTTTGGATAAACGATAAAGTCGACGAAACCACTTTATCATTGCGAGAAATATTCCTCTCTCTTAAACCCAGGCGAAATATTGTAAGTAAGGTGGAATCAAAAAAGAAGAAAATCGGAGTGGCCGCAAAGACGATTAAATCGCGGTGA